One Pelagicoccus enzymogenes DNA segment encodes these proteins:
- a CDS encoding sulfatase family protein, which yields MVKSRPNILFIFTDQLRADCIAALGNSQIKTPNIDRLVREGTAFTHCYTPSPVCMPARHALTCGAPPHQTGCVDNLPISCDRGSFMDGLNELGYQTHGIGKMHFVKAKGDWGFQTREHAEEIMGESARDDYRDYLSENGYEHVQDPYGFRSEYYYLPQPSQLPDRLHNNAWVADRSIEFLKNRDKEKPFFLWSSWIKPHPPFEAPVPWSRLYRMHEMDSPYLPEDYEDQRNFWSKVQCRYKYMDSGESKHLTRMIRAAYYSVVSHLDFHIGRVLDALGPEIDNTLIVFSSDHGEMLGDFGCYGKRSMLDASVKVPMLARLPGTFEAGAKTSQAASLLDLFPTFLEIAGGSVNETIEGISLQRLQDRDPSERFVHSQFSQNQLGLYMVANKDWKYIYSAPDDKEWLYKDGCESVNLANDSDYADVLASVRQLAIDRFKKDGYDQAIEGDDWARFPKAEFPSDPNDGLLFQDPPTLQPSIGALGPDYARNEIDKSRDEFNILRRLGQRSMLTLEEIREAEAATRHS from the coding sequence ATGGTAAAATCCCGACCGAACATCCTTTTCATCTTCACCGACCAACTGCGTGCCGACTGCATCGCTGCCCTTGGCAACAGCCAAATCAAGACCCCAAACATCGATCGCCTGGTTCGCGAGGGAACGGCCTTCACCCACTGCTACACGCCGAGCCCTGTCTGCATGCCGGCCCGCCATGCCCTGACCTGCGGAGCGCCGCCTCACCAAACCGGTTGCGTTGACAACCTCCCAATCAGCTGCGACCGAGGCAGCTTCATGGACGGCCTCAACGAGCTCGGGTATCAAACCCATGGCATCGGCAAGATGCATTTCGTTAAGGCGAAAGGGGATTGGGGCTTCCAAACCCGCGAGCACGCCGAGGAGATCATGGGCGAATCAGCCAGAGACGACTACCGCGACTATCTCTCGGAAAATGGATACGAGCACGTCCAGGATCCGTATGGATTCCGCAGTGAATATTATTACCTACCCCAGCCCTCGCAACTGCCCGATAGGCTCCACAACAACGCCTGGGTGGCAGATCGCTCGATCGAGTTCCTCAAAAACAGGGACAAAGAAAAGCCCTTTTTCCTCTGGAGCAGCTGGATCAAGCCCCACCCCCCTTTCGAAGCACCCGTGCCTTGGTCTCGCCTCTACCGTATGCACGAGATGGATAGTCCGTATTTGCCAGAAGACTACGAAGACCAACGGAACTTCTGGAGCAAAGTCCAGTGTCGCTACAAGTACATGGACTCCGGAGAGTCCAAACATCTGACCAGAATGATCCGAGCGGCCTACTACAGTGTCGTCTCGCACCTAGACTTCCACATCGGACGCGTTCTCGACGCCCTCGGTCCTGAAATCGACAATACACTGATCGTCTTTTCTTCGGACCACGGAGAGATGCTCGGCGACTTCGGCTGCTACGGCAAGCGCTCCATGCTCGACGCTTCAGTTAAGGTTCCGATGCTTGCGCGACTCCCCGGCACCTTCGAAGCCGGAGCAAAAACCAGCCAAGCCGCGTCCCTGCTCGACCTGTTCCCGACCTTCCTAGAGATCGCCGGTGGTTCGGTCAATGAAACCATCGAGGGAATCAGCCTCCAACGCCTGCAGGACAGAGATCCCAGCGAACGTTTCGTGCACAGCCAGTTTTCCCAGAACCAACTCGGACTGTACATGGTCGCCAACAAGGACTGGAAGTACATATACAGCGCTCCTGACGACAAGGAATGGCTCTACAAGGATGGCTGCGAAAGCGTCAATCTTGCCAACGACTCCGACTACGCAGACGTATTGGCCAGCGTAAGACAGCTTGCCATCGACCGTTTCAAGAAAGACGGCTACGATCAAGCAATCGAAGGCGACGACTGGGCTCGCTTCCCCAAGGCTGAGTTCCCAAGTGATCCGAACGATGGTTTGCTCTTCCAAGACCCTCCAACGCTCCAGCCCTCAATCGGCGCATTAGGGCCAGACTACGCCCGCAACGAAATCGACAAGAGCCGTGACGAATTCAACATCCTACGTCGACTCGGGCAGCGCTCCATGCTTACCCTTGAGGAAATACGAGAAGCGGAAGCCGCCACTCGGCATAGCTGA
- a CDS encoding alpha-L-rhamnosidase, which produces MATLNKVPESADTVSSLRCEGLESPRLIDSERPRFSWKIVSVRRGASQGAYQLRVFSSGAGGEILHDSGKVESDKSQWVQVDGFCAKPRRAYQWQLRIWNERGEVSEWSELASFETSLMGEPWPAQWISDGRKVELGEAPPARYFKKSFQLPQKAMRATLYVSALGVVQPWLNGDRVSDDCFSPGWPDYRKRVFYTSYDISDTLKAGENVIGLVLGDGWYSGTLFLDHQYDPTPKVSAWVEILAEDGSIVNLVTDESWEGCQGPIRANGIYFGETFDARLHDPAWCEPGRRCREGFPAVVESSPGIPMVPRHSPPVRPIETLQPMEVRKTKAGAYLYDFGQNMVGWVRLIVKAKAGQEISLRFGEMLESDGELHTANLRTAKASASYIAKGAPEAEAWEPSFTFFGFRYVELSGVEDTQEHSVLGIVVHTDLKRTGTFECSNRLLNKLYSNTLWGQKGNFLELPTDCPQRDERLGWTGDAQVFCHTALYNMDAGAFYRQWLAAVRDSFEDGPDGGFASVAPFTGFSHGAAGWADAGAIVPWTVWLHTGDRALLEENFESVCDWVDLMRESAPDGIRVSKEGWGDWLAPWHPQGEAPTPYRLIATAYYAYSTQIAIWMAKELGRADKVREYEELLPEIKAAFQREYIAEDGKVVSDEQTAYLLALGFDLVQDEKREAMIEHLVSALRAKEDHLSTGFIGTPLIAPVLSKCGRSDLAYRVVLQETYPGWLYSVKNGATTIWERWDSWTPEKGFHPMGMNSFNHYAYGSVVGWFYDTIAGIKPNPEFPGWKRFRIEPEMGGGLKYAAATLQTPYGEIVSAWSREVDRVDVEISIPANTSASVSLPAESVAAISSGGAKITDSQCIENVRLESGRVHFSLLSGQIRFRIEADGTLAESRI; this is translated from the coding sequence ATGGCTACACTGAACAAAGTTCCAGAGAGCGCAGATACTGTTTCGAGCCTTCGTTGCGAAGGGCTGGAGTCGCCGCGCTTGATTGACTCCGAGAGGCCTCGATTTTCTTGGAAGATTGTGAGCGTCCGTCGCGGTGCCTCCCAAGGCGCTTATCAGCTGAGGGTCTTCTCCAGTGGGGCTGGCGGCGAGATCTTGCACGACTCTGGGAAGGTTGAATCTGACAAGTCGCAATGGGTTCAGGTGGATGGTTTTTGCGCGAAGCCGAGGCGAGCCTACCAATGGCAGCTTAGGATTTGGAACGAGCGTGGCGAAGTCTCTGAGTGGAGCGAGCTGGCTTCATTCGAGACCAGCTTGATGGGGGAGCCTTGGCCCGCCCAATGGATAAGTGACGGGAGAAAGGTCGAGCTCGGTGAGGCGCCTCCAGCTCGGTATTTCAAGAAGTCGTTCCAGCTTCCGCAAAAAGCCATGCGAGCGACGCTCTACGTATCCGCTTTGGGAGTCGTTCAGCCTTGGCTCAACGGTGACCGCGTCAGCGACGACTGTTTCTCTCCGGGGTGGCCCGACTATCGCAAACGCGTTTTTTATACGAGTTACGATATTTCGGATACCTTGAAAGCCGGTGAAAACGTGATCGGTCTTGTGTTGGGGGACGGCTGGTACAGCGGGACTCTGTTTTTGGATCACCAATACGATCCGACCCCCAAGGTTTCGGCGTGGGTCGAGATTCTAGCGGAAGATGGAAGTATTGTAAATTTGGTGACGGACGAAAGCTGGGAGGGGTGTCAGGGGCCCATCCGAGCGAATGGGATCTATTTTGGAGAGACCTTCGACGCCCGCTTGCATGATCCTGCTTGGTGCGAACCCGGGCGGCGGTGCAGAGAAGGCTTCCCCGCTGTGGTAGAAAGTTCGCCCGGCATACCGATGGTTCCGAGGCATTCGCCCCCGGTAAGGCCGATCGAAACCTTGCAGCCCATGGAGGTTCGGAAGACGAAAGCGGGTGCTTACCTGTATGACTTTGGACAAAACATGGTCGGTTGGGTGCGCTTGATTGTGAAGGCGAAGGCCGGCCAGGAAATCTCGCTTCGCTTCGGCGAGATGCTGGAGTCGGACGGGGAGCTGCACACGGCGAACTTACGCACGGCGAAGGCGAGCGCTTCTTATATTGCCAAGGGAGCTCCTGAGGCGGAGGCATGGGAGCCGAGCTTCACCTTTTTCGGATTTCGGTACGTGGAACTGAGTGGAGTGGAAGATACGCAAGAGCATTCTGTACTGGGGATCGTGGTACACACCGACTTGAAGCGTACTGGGACGTTTGAGTGTTCAAACCGGCTTCTGAACAAGCTTTATTCCAACACCCTGTGGGGGCAAAAGGGGAATTTTTTGGAATTGCCTACGGATTGCCCGCAACGCGATGAGCGACTGGGTTGGACTGGCGATGCCCAAGTCTTCTGCCATACCGCGCTGTATAACATGGATGCCGGAGCGTTTTACCGGCAGTGGTTAGCTGCGGTGCGAGACAGCTTCGAGGACGGACCGGACGGCGGTTTTGCAAGTGTTGCTCCTTTCACCGGATTTTCCCATGGAGCTGCCGGCTGGGCGGATGCAGGAGCTATCGTACCTTGGACCGTTTGGCTTCATACGGGAGACCGAGCGTTGTTGGAGGAGAATTTCGAATCGGTATGCGATTGGGTTGACCTCATGCGCGAATCCGCTCCCGACGGTATCCGCGTCAGCAAGGAGGGCTGGGGGGATTGGTTGGCTCCTTGGCACCCTCAAGGGGAGGCTCCCACGCCTTACCGATTGATCGCAACAGCTTACTACGCATACTCCACTCAGATCGCGATTTGGATGGCTAAGGAACTTGGGCGCGCGGACAAGGTTCGCGAGTACGAAGAGCTGTTACCCGAAATCAAAGCTGCGTTCCAGCGCGAGTACATTGCGGAAGATGGAAAAGTCGTGAGCGATGAACAGACCGCTTACCTATTAGCCTTAGGCTTTGATCTGGTGCAGGACGAAAAGCGTGAAGCGATGATCGAGCATCTTGTGTCGGCGCTGAGGGCCAAGGAAGACCATCTGTCTACAGGATTCATTGGCACGCCCTTAATAGCTCCGGTACTCAGCAAGTGCGGTCGGTCGGACCTCGCCTACAGGGTGGTCTTGCAAGAAACGTATCCAGGTTGGCTATACAGCGTTAAGAATGGAGCGACGACAATTTGGGAGCGCTGGGATAGCTGGACTCCAGAGAAGGGCTTCCATCCAATGGGGATGAATTCCTTCAATCACTATGCCTACGGATCTGTGGTGGGTTGGTTTTACGATACGATTGCGGGTATCAAGCCAAACCCGGAGTTCCCCGGATGGAAACGCTTCCGCATCGAACCAGAAATGGGGGGTGGGCTCAAGTATGCCGCAGCGACCTTGCAAACTCCCTACGGAGAAATTGTTTCGGCGTGGAGCAGGGAGGTCGACCGAGTCGATGTCGAAATCAGTATCCCAGCCAACACTTCTGCGAGTGTTTCGTTGCCCGCTGAGTCGGTCGCAGCCATCAGCTCCGGGGGGGCGAAGATTACGGATTCGCAATGTATCGAAAATGTAAGGCTGGAATCGGGACGCGTCCACTTTAGCTTATTGTCGGGTCAGATCCGTTTTAGGATAGAAGCGGACGGCACTTTGGCAGAATCAAGAATTTGA
- a CDS encoding glycoside hydrolase family 3 N-terminal domain-containing protein — translation MNNQLPLYRDASASVEARVEDLMSRMTLEEKVAQVQAVSLRDSTAAEEGLAGIVKAVRDGISQGIGQIENTFDPRSPQESVREVNDLQRQLLEETRLGIPALVGSECAHGHAGRESTILPVPLAMASSWNPELVQEAFDVAGREARARGAHEAHTPVLDLGRDPRWGRIEETFGEDTHLVSQMGLAAVAGLQGGRSGNVDADHIISAPKHFAGYGQVVGGRNFAATPIDSRTLRDEVLPPFKAVVQEANALGMMASHCEVDGVPAHGNRALLTDLLREEWGFQGYVVSDYNDVPRLEFFQRVAETVEDACEMALSAGMDVDLPVAQGYQHLLKVIQERPHLEEHLDVSVRRVLRLKFKLGLFENPFVDETRALEVVDCKANQEVAERIATESIVMLKNDGGILPLQREELKSIAVLGPNADSKQVGNYTVGRTGISSFLDGVRAVAGDRLEVRHCKGCSIAEVGWDGAQSTLHQASMEAEEDSISEAVNIAASSDVAVVCVGGTTETSREAFYVDGIKGDRATLGLLGNQLELVRRVVATGTPTVVVLQGGRPYSIPEIERLPVAILNTFYLGQANGAALAKVVFGEESPSGRLPLTIPRSVGQLPVYYSQKRISFYKDYLDEEPGPLYPFGFGLSYARFEYADLRLQAAEISREESLCFSLKVKNVSAFDGAEVVQVYLRDKYASVVRPDKLLVAFQKVKLKAGEERQLNFALSPEKDMSFTGRGGVSGVEAGAFELEVGGSSRDVRLEGRFEVV, via the coding sequence ATGAATAATCAATTACCATTGTACCGCGATGCGAGCGCTTCGGTCGAAGCTCGAGTAGAGGACTTAATGTCACGCATGACGCTGGAAGAAAAGGTTGCCCAGGTTCAGGCGGTAAGCTTGCGAGACTCGACCGCAGCTGAAGAGGGACTCGCGGGCATCGTGAAAGCGGTACGTGACGGAATTTCGCAAGGGATTGGCCAAATCGAGAATACCTTCGATCCCAGATCCCCCCAGGAGAGCGTGCGAGAGGTCAACGACTTGCAGCGCCAGCTACTCGAAGAAACGCGACTTGGCATTCCCGCTCTGGTTGGAAGCGAGTGCGCTCACGGACACGCGGGCAGGGAATCGACTATCCTACCCGTTCCGCTTGCCATGGCGTCCAGCTGGAATCCTGAGCTGGTGCAGGAGGCGTTTGATGTCGCAGGCCGGGAGGCCCGGGCCCGAGGCGCCCATGAAGCGCATACGCCTGTACTCGATCTCGGTCGCGATCCGCGTTGGGGCCGTATTGAAGAGACCTTTGGTGAAGACACCCATCTTGTTTCGCAAATGGGGTTGGCAGCGGTCGCAGGATTGCAAGGTGGGCGTAGTGGCAATGTGGATGCGGATCATATCATCTCGGCTCCTAAGCATTTTGCCGGCTATGGACAGGTGGTAGGAGGGCGAAATTTCGCAGCGACTCCTATCGATAGCCGGACATTGCGCGATGAAGTGTTGCCCCCGTTCAAAGCCGTTGTGCAAGAAGCCAATGCTCTGGGCATGATGGCCTCGCACTGCGAGGTCGATGGGGTGCCTGCCCATGGAAACCGGGCCTTGCTGACGGACTTGTTGCGTGAGGAATGGGGATTTCAAGGGTATGTGGTTTCTGACTACAATGACGTGCCGCGATTGGAGTTTTTTCAGCGGGTGGCCGAGACGGTGGAGGACGCCTGTGAAATGGCTCTCAGCGCTGGGATGGATGTAGACCTTCCGGTGGCGCAAGGGTACCAGCATTTGCTGAAAGTGATTCAGGAGCGTCCGCATTTGGAGGAACACCTTGACGTGAGCGTCAGGCGAGTGCTGCGACTGAAATTCAAGCTTGGCTTGTTTGAAAACCCTTTTGTTGATGAAACGAGAGCTCTCGAGGTGGTAGACTGCAAAGCGAACCAAGAGGTTGCGGAGCGAATCGCAACGGAGTCGATCGTAATGCTGAAAAACGATGGAGGCATTTTGCCCTTGCAGCGTGAGGAGCTGAAGTCGATTGCGGTCTTGGGGCCGAATGCGGACTCGAAGCAAGTCGGCAACTACACTGTGGGCCGGACTGGGATATCCAGCTTCTTGGACGGAGTCCGCGCGGTGGCGGGCGATCGGCTGGAGGTTCGCCACTGCAAAGGTTGTTCCATAGCCGAGGTCGGCTGGGATGGCGCGCAGTCGACCCTGCATCAAGCGAGCATGGAAGCGGAAGAGGATAGCATAAGCGAGGCGGTGAATATTGCCGCAAGTTCCGATGTCGCCGTGGTTTGCGTGGGGGGGACCACCGAAACCAGTCGGGAGGCCTTTTACGTGGATGGCATCAAGGGGGACCGGGCGACGCTCGGTTTGCTGGGGAATCAGCTGGAGCTCGTGCGGCGGGTGGTAGCGACCGGAACCCCTACGGTCGTTGTCCTGCAAGGGGGGCGCCCCTATTCGATCCCTGAAATCGAGCGCTTGCCGGTTGCGATCCTGAACACTTTTTACCTAGGTCAGGCGAATGGAGCGGCTTTGGCAAAAGTGGTATTTGGCGAGGAAAGTCCCAGTGGTCGTTTGCCGCTGACGATACCGCGTTCGGTGGGGCAGCTGCCAGTCTACTATTCGCAGAAGCGCATTTCCTTCTACAAGGATTATTTGGACGAGGAGCCGGGACCGCTTTATCCCTTTGGCTTCGGCCTAAGCTACGCTCGTTTCGAATATGCCGACCTTCGTTTGCAGGCGGCTGAAATTTCTCGCGAGGAATCGCTCTGTTTCTCTCTCAAGGTTAAGAACGTGAGCGCCTTTGACGGTGCGGAGGTTGTGCAAGTGTATTTGCGCGACAAATACGCCTCGGTGGTACGACCGGACAAGCTTTTGGTGGCATTCCAGAAAGTGAAGCTAAAGGCGGGCGAGGAACGTCAGTTGAACTTTGCCCTGAGTCCGGAAAAAGACATGTCCTTCACTGGGCGAGGTGGCGTTTCCGGCGTCGAAGCGGGTGCGTTCGAGCTCGAAGTAGGAGGTTCGAGTCGCGACGTGCGGCTGGAGGGGCGCTTCGAAGTAGTGTGA
- a CDS encoding MFS transporter, with protein MQATKDTEAKAAETPSNESRMKKFYGPGGFAENISVNAVAQLVNPVFAIALGVDPVLVGWAMAIPRLLDAFTDPLMGSISDNWKGRFGRRRPFIAFGALFSGLCVAGIWWTPEAASTDFQFYWLLSALLVSTVGTTSFAVPYVALGMETASSKHERTAWMAWRSFFHKLSGVGVQWMYYLVTLSIFTGTLMGAKVVGAMVGLIIVVTGLLPALFIKEKDHPAQTVERVPLMKSWSLTLRDRNFLVLAIATVLIFSSILLVDTLGFFLMVYNVFGGDEAKMGFFKGIGGTTFHVVGILCIPLMAAFAKRIGKRRAFEFCTASIVVGGIVKLFVYVPNADWWVIVPNFFLAPGLVAVIVLAPSLMADVAAYDEEKNGTSRQGMYAASLAWVTKLALSLTSVGSGYVLKFSGWVHESGIDQAPGTFDKMRWVFSMGTIALAIAASLVLRLYNLEEKEENL; from the coding sequence ATGCAAGCGACAAAAGATACGGAAGCGAAAGCCGCGGAAACGCCGAGCAATGAATCGAGAATGAAGAAGTTCTACGGGCCGGGCGGCTTTGCGGAGAACATCTCGGTGAACGCGGTTGCCCAGTTGGTGAACCCCGTTTTTGCGATCGCTCTCGGCGTCGATCCGGTACTCGTCGGCTGGGCGATGGCGATCCCGCGCCTGTTGGATGCCTTCACCGATCCGCTTATGGGCTCGATTTCCGACAACTGGAAGGGGCGCTTTGGACGTCGTCGGCCGTTTATCGCCTTTGGAGCCCTCTTCAGTGGCCTTTGCGTGGCTGGGATCTGGTGGACGCCAGAGGCTGCTTCGACTGACTTCCAGTTTTATTGGCTTCTCTCGGCCCTCTTGGTTTCAACGGTGGGGACTACCAGTTTCGCGGTGCCGTACGTGGCGCTGGGTATGGAGACCGCGTCGTCGAAGCATGAGCGAACCGCTTGGATGGCATGGCGCTCGTTTTTCCACAAGCTCTCGGGGGTAGGGGTGCAGTGGATGTACTATCTCGTGACGCTCTCCATTTTCACCGGAACCCTGATGGGGGCCAAGGTTGTGGGAGCCATGGTGGGCTTGATCATTGTGGTGACGGGATTGCTGCCGGCCCTGTTTATCAAGGAAAAGGATCATCCGGCACAGACGGTCGAGCGGGTTCCGCTTATGAAGAGTTGGAGCTTGACGTTGAGGGACAGGAATTTCCTCGTGCTCGCCATCGCCACGGTACTGATCTTCTCGAGTATCCTCTTAGTCGATACGCTCGGTTTCTTTTTGATGGTCTATAACGTCTTTGGCGGGGATGAGGCCAAAATGGGATTTTTCAAGGGCATCGGAGGGACCACGTTTCACGTCGTGGGGATCCTGTGCATACCGTTGATGGCTGCTTTCGCGAAGAGGATCGGCAAGCGGCGGGCCTTCGAATTTTGTACGGCTTCCATCGTGGTGGGCGGTATAGTCAAGCTTTTCGTGTACGTGCCCAACGCGGACTGGTGGGTGATCGTGCCAAACTTTTTCCTGGCTCCCGGTCTGGTAGCGGTGATCGTGCTCGCGCCCTCCCTGATGGCCGATGTTGCTGCATACGACGAGGAGAAGAACGGTACCTCTCGCCAGGGCATGTACGCTGCCAGTCTAGCCTGGGTGACGAAACTGGCCCTTTCGCTTACGTCAGTGGGGTCCGGGTACGTTTTGAAGTTCTCTGGTTGGGTGCACGAGTCAGGGATTGACCAGGCTCCGGGGACGTTCGACAAGATGCGTTGGGTCTTCAGCATGGGCACCATCGCGCTTGCGATCGCAGCTTCTCTCGTCCTGAGGCTCTACAATTTGGAAGAGAAGGAAGAAAACTTGTAG